Proteins from a genomic interval of Nitrospina gracilis Nb-211:
- a CDS encoding DUF4824 family protein, with product MKRYGLALAIGLVLIANVWVIAGVVYNRYGEPDATLTLTERELPKAWQERENTGLFLRLTWQMPGFQKPGHYNPEPGWFTADKLTALGFRVDMPVNDTRAYDYYQHQLPRDAFIVLEMEGPAWKLWRQGAAAYYGSLKADLEKETDAEKIKSLNRQIDSLKRSMVTQSRLFAVDAGPSASQLRQRYPDRSRYLIVRGIVRIRKTYLPSNKNKKVGSNDAVINGYIQKILVDSLHVPHLFRDQFLRLVSKPRYWSNARNRRVGKKNDMEPRYAVTLNYGRRFEPWITEIAELK from the coding sequence ATGAAACGCTACGGACTGGCTTTGGCTATCGGTCTGGTTCTGATCGCCAACGTCTGGGTGATCGCAGGTGTGGTGTACAACCGTTACGGCGAACCGGACGCCACCCTCACCCTGACGGAGCGGGAACTGCCCAAAGCCTGGCAGGAACGGGAAAACACCGGGCTGTTTCTACGGCTTACCTGGCAGATGCCGGGCTTTCAGAAACCGGGGCATTACAATCCGGAACCGGGTTGGTTCACCGCGGACAAACTGACCGCACTGGGTTTCCGGGTGGACATGCCGGTCAACGACACGAGAGCTTACGATTATTACCAGCATCAGCTTCCCCGCGACGCGTTCATCGTTTTGGAAATGGAAGGCCCGGCCTGGAAGCTGTGGCGGCAAGGTGCGGCGGCATATTATGGGTCTCTCAAGGCAGACCTCGAAAAAGAAACGGATGCGGAAAAAATCAAATCACTCAACCGGCAGATCGACAGTCTGAAACGAAGCATGGTCACGCAATCGCGCCTGTTTGCCGTCGATGCCGGACCCTCCGCCTCGCAGCTTCGGCAACGTTATCCGGACCGCTCCCGTTATCTCATCGTTCGGGGAATCGTACGGATACGAAAAACTTATTTGCCTTCCAACAAAAACAAAAAAGTTGGGAGTAACGATGCGGTTATAAACGGTTATATCCAGAAAATCCTTGTGGACAGCCTGCATGTTCCTCATTTGTTTCGGGATCAATTTTTGAGATTGGTTTCAAAACCCCGATATTGGAGCAATGCGCGCAACCGCCGCGTCGGTAAAAAAAATGACATGGAACCGCGTTATGCCGTTACTCTAAATTATGGGAGGCGGTTTGAACCATGGATTACAGAAATTGCAGAACTGAAATGA
- the nadC gene encoding carboxylating nicotinate-nucleotide diphosphorylase, with protein MRPQPTQEQIDEWVERSLAEDLGAGDITTNTLVEPAALARAQMVAKQDLVVCGMELVRTVFRRVDSGVTFSLEREDGCFLKQGETLIVIEGKAAALLKGERTALNILQRLSGIATLTRAFVERAGDMQILDTRKTTPGLRVFEKYAVACGGGTNHRFGLFDAVLIKDNHIKMVGGIRPALERMKLSGHAGAIEIETTNLEEVKEAVEGGADIILLDNMTPETMTEAVKLINGRARIEASGTMTLEKVERLAGLGLDCVSVGALTHSAPAVDISMNFELSA; from the coding sequence ATGAGACCTCAACCAACACAAGAGCAAATAGATGAGTGGGTCGAGCGTTCCCTTGCTGAGGACCTGGGAGCGGGCGACATCACGACCAACACGCTGGTCGAACCCGCCGCTCTCGCTCGCGCGCAGATGGTGGCCAAGCAGGATCTGGTGGTCTGTGGCATGGAGCTCGTTCGCACTGTTTTTCGCCGTGTTGACTCGGGGGTGACGTTTTCCCTCGAACGCGAGGATGGATGTTTTCTGAAACAGGGTGAGACTCTGATTGTCATCGAAGGCAAAGCCGCCGCGCTGTTGAAAGGCGAACGCACGGCCCTCAATATTTTGCAACGGCTGAGTGGCATCGCCACCTTGACGCGGGCGTTTGTGGAGAGGGCGGGGGACATGCAAATCCTCGACACGCGAAAAACCACACCCGGCCTGCGCGTATTCGAAAAGTACGCGGTGGCCTGCGGCGGCGGCACCAATCACCGCTTCGGCCTGTTCGATGCGGTGCTGATCAAGGACAATCACATCAAGATGGTGGGGGGCATCCGCCCCGCGCTTGAACGAATGAAACTCTCGGGACACGCGGGAGCGATCGAGATCGAAACGACCAACCTGGAAGAAGTGAAAGAAGCCGTCGAAGGCGGAGCGGACATCATCCTGCTCGACAACATGACGCCGGAGACCATGACCGAGGCAGTGAAACTGATCAACGGACGCGCCCGCATCGAGGCGTCCGGCACCATGACCCTGGAGAAGGTGGAGCGGCTTGCAGGGCTGGGGCTGGACTGCGTTTCCGTCGGAGCGCTCACCCATTCCGCTCCCGCGGTGGACATCAGCATGAACTTCGAGCTTTCTGCCTGA
- the tatA gene encoding twin-arginine translocase TatA/TatE family subunit, with amino-acid sequence MMGIGFPELMIILVIIMIIFGAGKLPQIGSAFGQSIKNFKSSMKEVDSMEEKEGEDQQQPAAIENTAETNPAPGDSGEGSPAPESEKPASPA; translated from the coding sequence ATGATGGGAATTGGCTTCCCCGAACTGATGATCATTCTGGTCATCATCATGATTATTTTCGGCGCCGGGAAACTTCCCCAGATCGGCAGTGCGTTTGGCCAGAGCATCAAAAACTTCAAGTCGTCCATGAAGGAAGTGGACAGCATGGAAGAAAAAGAAGGCGAAGACCAACAGCAACCGGCGGCGATCGAAAACACGGCGGAGACCAACCCGGCACCCGGTGACAGCGGTGAAGGGTCCCCTGCCCCCGAATCGGAAAAGCCCGCTTCTCCTGCCTGA
- the hemC gene encoding hydroxymethylbilane synthase, giving the protein MDPLFASIYKINQIRIGTRGSPLALWQANWIKSLLEEEHPDIAVTLITIKTSGDKIQDVPLAKVGGKGLFTKEIEESLLRNEVDIAVHSMKDVPMKLPPGLGLSIITEREDPRDALISRDGKKLDELPQGAKVGTGSFRRTTQLLAYRPDLEIVPMRGNVGTRLDKMEKENLDAIILAAAGLKRMGMADRITECIPPEIMLPGGGQGAVGIETRKDDPGVIDRLLPLEHDDTHTALEAERSFLHRLEGGCQVPIGVYATVDGNRIHVRGMVGSLDGKQIFRAERSGITQDAVKLGDECALDVLGQGAGKILDEIYNR; this is encoded by the coding sequence ATGGACCCCTTATTTGCATCCATATACAAAATAAATCAAATTCGTATCGGCACGCGGGGCAGTCCGCTTGCACTCTGGCAGGCCAACTGGATCAAGTCCCTGCTGGAGGAGGAACACCCGGACATTGCTGTAACGCTGATCACCATCAAAACCTCCGGCGACAAGATTCAGGACGTGCCGCTGGCGAAGGTGGGAGGCAAGGGGCTGTTCACCAAGGAAATCGAGGAAAGCCTGCTGAGGAATGAAGTCGATATCGCCGTGCACAGCATGAAGGACGTGCCCATGAAACTGCCGCCCGGGCTGGGGTTGTCCATCATCACGGAACGGGAAGACCCGCGGGACGCTCTCATCTCCCGCGACGGCAAGAAGCTGGACGAACTGCCGCAGGGAGCGAAAGTCGGCACGGGCAGTTTTCGCAGGACCACTCAGTTGCTGGCGTACCGGCCGGATCTGGAGATCGTGCCCATGCGCGGCAATGTCGGCACCCGTCTCGATAAAATGGAAAAAGAAAATCTCGATGCCATCATTCTGGCCGCGGCGGGACTGAAGCGGATGGGGATGGCCGACCGCATCACCGAATGCATTCCGCCGGAGATCATGTTGCCCGGAGGCGGGCAGGGTGCGGTGGGTATCGAAACGCGCAAGGACGACCCCGGCGTGATCGACCGCCTTTTGCCGCTCGAACACGACGACACGCACACGGCGTTGGAGGCGGAACGGTCTTTTCTACACCGGCTGGAAGGCGGATGCCAGGTGCCCATCGGCGTTTATGCCACGGTGGACGGCAACCGCATTCATGTCCGCGGCATGGTGGGCAGTCTCGACGGCAAGCAGATTTTCCGAGCCGAGAGGTCCGGCATCACTCAGGACGCGGTCAAGCTGGGAGACGAATGCGCTCTGGATGTCCTCGGGCAGGGCGCGGGGAAAATCCTCGACGAAATCTACAACCGCTGA
- a CDS encoding PhzF family phenazine biosynthesis protein: MELNFYQVDVFTDQPLAGNPLAVFVNAKGLDADRMLAIAREMNLSETTFLFPSKLADCDFKVRIFTPGREIPFAGHPTLGTAHVLFRHGILPSGRDACRLEMGVGPVNVARDGAFFMMEQPQPEFQQPRTGHEAIAQALGLASADLHPDLPAQVVSTGFPALLVPLKSLDAVERVALNLASLRQVLGDLDMIYPFCLDTVNPQAHAHTRGFAPFIGIPEDPATGSVAGAMGAYLAWHRLFDESRLSNLTLEQGLEMKRPSEIKVSVGLTDGQIHSIRVGGKARTVAEGRLFL, from the coding sequence ATGGAGTTAAACTTCTACCAGGTCGATGTCTTCACGGACCAACCCTTAGCGGGCAACCCGCTGGCGGTATTCGTCAACGCAAAGGGACTCGATGCCGACCGCATGCTCGCCATCGCCCGCGAAATGAACCTGTCGGAGACGACGTTTCTCTTTCCTTCCAAACTGGCTGACTGCGATTTTAAAGTGCGTATTTTCACCCCCGGCAGGGAAATTCCGTTCGCCGGGCATCCTACCCTGGGAACCGCTCACGTTTTGTTCCGCCACGGGATTCTGCCTTCCGGCCGCGATGCCTGCCGGTTAGAGATGGGCGTCGGACCCGTGAACGTCGCGCGCGACGGCGCCTTTTTTATGATGGAACAGCCTCAGCCGGAATTTCAGCAACCGCGAACCGGCCACGAAGCCATCGCCCAGGCCCTGGGCCTGGCCTCAGCCGATCTGCACCCCGATCTGCCCGCGCAGGTGGTGTCCACCGGTTTCCCGGCCCTGCTGGTTCCGTTGAAATCGCTGGATGCCGTGGAGCGGGTCGCACTCAACCTTGCTTCCCTTCGCCAAGTCCTCGGGGATCTGGACATGATCTATCCCTTTTGCCTGGATACGGTGAATCCCCAGGCGCACGCCCACACCCGGGGGTTCGCGCCGTTCATCGGCATCCCGGAAGACCCGGCGACGGGCAGCGTGGCCGGAGCCATGGGCGCGTACCTTGCTTGGCACCGGCTTTTTGATGAAAGCCGGCTTTCGAACCTGACCCTAGAACAGGGCCTGGAGATGAAGCGGCCGTCGGAGATCAAGGTCTCGGTAGGATTGACGGACGGCCAGATCCACTCCATCCGCGTCGGCGGCAAGGCCCGTACAGTGGCGGAAGGCCGTCTTTTTCTCTGA
- a CDS encoding Lcl C-terminal domain-containing protein produces the protein MSDQPRFVDNGDGTIQDSKTGLAWAKKDSFQIAGDWVNFQEALQFIDELNKKDYLGFHDWRMPEKEEIMELYNPEFTLNARSNKEIHISDLFEPGCGIGSWCLPFDQQAAFYFEFQGGNAQHYDQDFTQGYVRPVRLWPDD, from the coding sequence ATGAGCGATCAACCCAGATTTGTGGACAATGGCGACGGCACCATCCAGGACAGCAAAACCGGGCTGGCCTGGGCGAAAAAAGACTCGTTTCAAATAGCCGGAGACTGGGTTAATTTTCAGGAAGCGCTTCAGTTCATCGACGAACTCAATAAGAAAGACTACCTGGGTTTTCATGACTGGCGCATGCCCGAGAAGGAAGAAATCATGGAACTCTACAATCCGGAGTTCACTTTGAATGCGCGTTCGAACAAGGAAATCCACATTTCCGATTTATTCGAACCGGGGTGCGGTATCGGGTCCTGGTGTCTGCCGTTCGATCAGCAGGCGGCATTTTACTTCGAGTTCCAGGGCGGCAATGCCCAGCACTACGATCAGGATTTCACGCAGGGGTATGTGCGCCCGGTGCGGCTGTGGCCGGATGACTAA
- the ubiE gene encoding bifunctional demethylmenaquinone methyltransferase/2-methoxy-6-polyprenyl-1,4-benzoquinol methylase UbiE, which yields MPKLETDREAFSLQIQSMFNAIAPRYDLLNRVLSCGVDRFWRKRAVSRLMLKPGGRYLDIACGTGDVALEYFERPAESPRQVVALDFSEAMLQRAGTKFKDRGRQSALPRVCAAAEALPFADASFDGVSVAFGVRNFADREQGLREMARVLRPGCRAVILEFSLPRQPLLRESYRLYFDRVLPGIGRWVSGHPDAYTYLPESVGVFPEREEFAVMMRNAGFGRVRYREMTLGIVTLYVGIRDE from the coding sequence ATGCCTAAGCTGGAAACCGATCGGGAGGCGTTTTCGCTTCAGATTCAGTCGATGTTCAACGCCATCGCTCCGCGATACGATCTGTTGAACCGCGTGCTGAGTTGCGGCGTGGATCGCTTCTGGCGCAAGCGTGCGGTGAGCCGCCTGATGCTGAAACCCGGTGGGCGGTACCTGGATATCGCCTGCGGTACGGGGGACGTGGCGCTGGAATACTTCGAGCGTCCGGCGGAATCCCCCCGTCAGGTGGTGGCGCTGGATTTCAGCGAGGCCATGCTCCAAAGGGCCGGCACGAAATTCAAGGATCGGGGCCGGCAATCCGCCCTGCCCCGGGTTTGCGCCGCGGCGGAAGCCCTGCCGTTTGCGGATGCCAGTTTCGATGGCGTCAGCGTCGCTTTTGGTGTGCGCAATTTTGCCGATAGGGAACAAGGCCTGCGTGAGATGGCGCGGGTTCTGCGGCCGGGATGCCGGGCGGTGATCCTTGAGTTCTCCCTGCCCCGCCAGCCGTTGTTGCGGGAGTCGTACCGGCTCTATTTCGATCGGGTCCTGCCCGGGATCGGGCGCTGGGTCTCCGGCCACCCGGACGCCTACACGTATCTGCCGGAGTCGGTCGGTGTGTTCCCGGAACGCGAGGAATTTGCGGTGATGATGCGCAATGCGGGCTTTGGCCGGGTTCGGTACCGGGAGATGACTTTGGGAATCGTCACTTTATATGTGGGGATTCGGGATGAATAA
- a CDS encoding flagellar biosynthesis anti-sigma factor FlgM — MSKKAGNGKKGKGSEIRHEVVEFFRTGLKTGTYRVRARELADKMVQKIRDGRNPWLN; from the coding sequence ATGAGTAAAAAAGCGGGAAATGGAAAAAAGGGGAAAGGTTCTGAAATCCGGCACGAGGTGGTGGAGTTTTTCCGCACGGGATTGAAAACGGGCACCTACCGGGTGCGTGCGCGAGAGCTGGCGGACAAGATGGTGCAGAAAATCCGCGACGGACGCAATCCGTGGCTGAACTGA
- a CDS encoding S1C family serine protease, giving the protein MKKFIVFGVWVVLVCVTLYWVVGAPTPHVEKPLELPLASTVNNPYSHLEGYETLVRLQEAFVTNARKVKPAVVSINNLTEISDPHSQRDLMGGDPGAWFNNLRYWLKRTFRKRYQMESLGSGLIFNEAGYIVTNYHVVEKANRLLVKFLDNREYTAQVVGVDPKTDLAVIKVFSLSHFQKPEFGNSSKVEVGDWVMAIGNPYGLRGTITVGVVSGKGRIDLGIATFENFLQTDTSINPGNSGGPLIDMQGQVIGINTAIAELGSGVGFAIPMETVEKVAQDLIENGEVERGWLGIGIQHMTPDMAESFRVSRDQSGVVVNSIDDGAPADKAGLRRGDIIIAYDGKEIAHPQHLQNYVADTKVGKTVQIKILRDGLEQTLEVEIGKYLS; this is encoded by the coding sequence ATGAAAAAGTTCATCGTTTTCGGGGTGTGGGTAGTATTGGTGTGCGTGACCCTGTACTGGGTCGTGGGCGCACCCACGCCGCATGTGGAAAAACCCCTTGAGCTTCCCCTTGCCTCCACGGTGAACAATCCTTATTCCCACCTCGAAGGCTATGAAACCCTGGTGCGCCTGCAGGAGGCGTTCGTCACCAACGCCCGCAAGGTGAAGCCCGCCGTGGTCAGCATCAACAACCTCACCGAAATTTCCGACCCCCATTCCCAGCGTGACCTTATGGGCGGAGACCCCGGCGCCTGGTTCAACAACCTCCGTTACTGGCTGAAACGCACATTCCGCAAACGCTACCAGATGGAGAGCCTGGGCTCCGGGCTCATTTTCAACGAAGCGGGGTATATCGTCACCAACTATCACGTGGTGGAAAAAGCGAACCGCCTGCTGGTAAAGTTCCTCGACAACCGGGAATACACAGCGCAGGTGGTGGGGGTGGACCCGAAAACCGATCTCGCGGTCATCAAGGTGTTTTCCCTGTCACACTTCCAGAAACCGGAATTCGGCAATTCCTCGAAGGTGGAAGTCGGCGACTGGGTGATGGCCATCGGCAATCCTTACGGCCTGAGAGGCACCATCACCGTCGGTGTGGTCAGCGGCAAGGGACGCATCGACCTGGGTATCGCCACCTTTGAGAACTTTCTGCAGACCGACACCTCCATCAATCCCGGCAACAGCGGCGGTCCGTTGATCGACATGCAGGGACAGGTGATCGGCATCAACACCGCCATCGCGGAGCTGGGCTCCGGCGTCGGCTTCGCCATCCCCATGGAGACAGTGGAGAAGGTGGCGCAGGACCTGATCGAAAACGGAGAGGTCGAGCGTGGCTGGCTGGGCATCGGCATCCAGCACATGACTCCGGACATGGCGGAATCGTTCCGCGTTTCGCGGGATCAAAGCGGAGTGGTGGTCAACAGTATCGATGATGGCGCCCCCGCGGACAAGGCAGGCTTGCGGCGCGGCGACATCATCATTGCCTATGACGGCAAAGAGATCGCCCATCCGCAACACCTGCAGAACTACGTGGCCGACACCAAGGTGGGAAAAACCGTGCAGATCAAAATCCTGCGCGATGGTTTGGAGCAAACACTGGAAGTTGAAATCGGCAAGTACCTGTCCTGA
- a CDS encoding DUF2157 domain-containing protein: protein MDRFPSKKKAQERVDRIRAFQNELQEIEGSGLIRLPYETRRLIESYHADLIARFKRQFDTDTTAAEKQLSLGMRILTFLGGLALCASIFFFFYQIWGLIPESVQIVSVIALPILAVLTMTFAAHREPSHYYASLIGLVAFIGFVLNLNVMGSLYNITPSQNAFLVWGAFAVVLAYRFGLRLLLLAGLLCLLAYLSATVGAFSGIYWLHFGERPENFIFGGLVLLALPLALEHRQYPHFVWFYHLVGLLSIHIALLIMSYCGHCSYLLAEENLIEVSYQVATLAAYGITVWLGVRFHYTGITHIGTTFCTLFFYTKFFDWWWDALPKSLFFFVLSLITIGLLVLFRNMRNRFREAI, encoded by the coding sequence ATGGACCGTTTCCCCAGTAAAAAGAAAGCACAGGAACGGGTGGATCGCATCCGGGCTTTCCAGAATGAGTTGCAGGAAATCGAAGGTTCGGGCCTGATTCGCCTGCCCTACGAAACACGGCGTTTGATCGAAAGCTATCATGCCGATCTGATCGCGCGGTTCAAACGACAATTCGATACGGACACCACCGCCGCGGAAAAACAGCTTTCATTGGGAATGCGCATCCTCACATTCCTCGGTGGGCTGGCCCTCTGCGCCAGTATCTTTTTCTTCTTTTACCAGATATGGGGATTGATCCCGGAGTCGGTGCAGATCGTCTCCGTCATCGCACTTCCCATCCTTGCGGTGTTGACCATGACATTTGCCGCCCACCGCGAGCCTTCGCATTACTATGCTTCCCTGATCGGACTGGTCGCTTTCATCGGATTCGTGCTGAACCTTAATGTCATGGGGTCGCTGTACAACATCACTCCATCGCAGAACGCATTTCTGGTCTGGGGCGCGTTTGCTGTCGTGCTGGCCTACCGCTTTGGCCTGCGGTTGTTATTGCTGGCGGGACTGCTTTGCCTGCTGGCGTATCTGTCGGCCACAGTGGGCGCATTTTCCGGGATCTACTGGCTTCATTTCGGTGAACGCCCGGAGAACTTCATTTTCGGTGGCCTGGTTTTGCTGGCCCTGCCGCTCGCCCTAGAGCACCGGCAGTATCCTCATTTCGTCTGGTTTTATCATCTCGTCGGCCTGCTTTCGATTCACATTGCCCTGCTCATCATGTCCTATTGTGGCCATTGCAGTTATCTGCTGGCTGAAGAGAACCTGATCGAAGTCAGCTACCAGGTGGCGACGCTCGCGGCCTACGGAATCACGGTATGGCTTGGCGTTCGCTTTCACTATACCGGCATCACACACATCGGCACCACGTTTTGCACTCTGTTTTTCTACACAAAGTTTTTTGACTGGTGGTGGGACGCCCTGCCGAAGTCGCTGTTCTTTTTTGTGCTGAGTCTCATCACCATTGGCCTGCTGGTGTTATTCCGTAATATGCGCAACCGGTTTCGGGAGGCGATATGA
- a CDS encoding DJ-1 family glyoxalase III, translating into MKKVMVTVAPGFEEIETITVVDILRRAGARVDLAGTQPEPIEGSRGVRILPDVLLSEIDHKDYDMVVLPGGQPGTTNLQNNESVIAIVQNMNRDQKTVAAICAAPMVLQTAGVLKDHRTTSHPSVQENLNGIRYSDDRVVVDGNLVTSRSPGTALEFAMKLVEVLFGPDRVETVNKGVMARI; encoded by the coding sequence ATGAAGAAAGTCATGGTGACGGTGGCGCCGGGGTTCGAGGAAATCGAAACCATTACCGTGGTGGATATCCTGAGAAGAGCGGGAGCGCGGGTGGATCTGGCTGGCACGCAACCGGAGCCCATCGAAGGATCGAGAGGAGTGCGCATTCTACCCGATGTCCTGTTGTCGGAGATCGATCATAAGGACTACGACATGGTGGTTCTGCCCGGCGGCCAGCCCGGCACCACCAACCTGCAGAATAATGAAAGCGTGATCGCCATCGTCCAGAACATGAACCGCGATCAAAAAACCGTGGCGGCGATCTGCGCGGCACCGATGGTCCTGCAAACCGCCGGGGTGCTGAAAGACCACCGTACGACGTCCCACCCGTCGGTGCAGGAGAACCTGAATGGCATCCGGTATTCGGATGACCGGGTGGTGGTCGACGGTAATCTGGTGACCAGCCGTTCGCCCGGAACGGCACTTGAATTCGCCATGAAACTGGTTGAAGTTCTATTCGGGCCGGATCGGGTCGAAACCGTAAATAAAGGGGTTATGGCGCGCATATAA
- a CDS encoding YgaP family membrane protein, whose product MTYNVGHVDRLIRMMLGVALLLSGLTSGGFWGWTTALVGVIIVITGMAGNCFIYSMFDISTYCPPRKRS is encoded by the coding sequence ATGACCTACAACGTCGGCCATGTGGACAGGTTGATTCGAATGATGCTGGGCGTGGCCCTGTTGCTGAGCGGGTTGACCTCCGGCGGATTCTGGGGATGGACCACGGCGCTTGTGGGCGTGATCATTGTCATCACGGGCATGGCTGGAAATTGCTTCATCTACTCCATGTTTGACATCAGCACCTACTGCCCGCCCCGCAAAAGAAGCTGA
- a CDS encoding heavy-metal-associated domain-containing protein, which produces MAHETLRVDGMTCGHCVETVSKAVSSIPGVSKVDVDLQKKSVTVDFDEGETGLADIKSKITDAGYEVVAA; this is translated from the coding sequence ATGGCGCATGAAACATTGAGGGTGGACGGAATGACCTGCGGTCATTGTGTGGAAACGGTGAGCAAAGCGGTCAGCTCGATCCCCGGTGTCAGCAAGGTGGATGTGGATCTGCAAAAGAAATCGGTGACGGTCGATTTCGACGAAGGCGAGACGGGTCTCGCCGATATCAAGTCAAAGATCACCGATGCGGGTTACGAGGTCGTGGCGGCCTGA
- a CDS encoding iron-sulfur cluster assembly scaffold protein encodes MPCKDSSAMMTVRLDAEDRLLDYTFHKITCNRNIGADKTYRDLCVGQPVADILKIQFGDLIEKLNIVDTEEQFLTYLEWNALDSALQQYVGQTEGVETDRYRIASIDYSEAGEVEINLVIYPPEELPRIESCMSRARREGRV; translated from the coding sequence ATGCCCTGCAAAGACAGTTCAGCCATGATGACCGTCCGGCTCGACGCCGAAGACCGGTTGCTGGATTACACCTTTCATAAAATCACCTGCAATCGCAACATCGGCGCAGACAAAACCTACCGCGACCTGTGCGTCGGACAACCCGTTGCGGACATCCTGAAAATCCAGTTCGGCGACCTCATCGAAAAGCTGAATATCGTCGATACCGAGGAACAGTTCCTCACTTATCTGGAATGGAATGCCCTGGATTCCGCCCTGCAACAGTATGTGGGGCAGACCGAGGGAGTGGAAACGGATCGCTACCGCATCGCCTCGATTGACTACTCGGAAGCGGGAGAGGTGGAGATCAACCTCGTCATCTACCCGCCGGAAGAATTGCCGCGCATCGAGTCCTGCATGAGCCGCGCCCGGAGAGAAGGCCGGGTTTAG
- a CDS encoding Glu/Leu/Phe/Val family dehydrogenase, which produces MSKIKIPEKLVAEPCAMESGNPRHFAPSDDQPPQNKYQIVDPKTGAVWGYVVVDSTRRGPGLGGIRIAADLSVWEIMRLARTMTLKNSAANLPFGGAKSGIAFDPNNFGRGQGMKQDLIGAFAEAIFPIDSYIAAPDMSTDENDTQRIFQYNTEMLGDPYHGRGAAGRPFAKGGVPIDKWGLTGHSLYSAIKTLEGIDPNFQIKGARVVIQGFGNVGSAIGNKLTEEGALIVGASDVSTALWNAKGLQVRELNQARGNPKGLAAYRGQVDKRFSNGNVSRLLEAPCDILIPAARPDAITARNADRLMCGRIFQGANTPSNKMTEYYLENRRKILSYTDFIVNCGGVIGCAVEVKMTQDEAYRERVLGMGNHGRPYVENLIFETVSRNILTITKRLKERASKDIIFREEATRLAEERLGKPEEYWL; this is translated from the coding sequence TTGAGTAAGATCAAAATTCCAGAAAAACTGGTGGCGGAACCCTGCGCCATGGAGTCGGGCAACCCACGCCATTTCGCCCCTTCTGACGACCAGCCGCCGCAAAACAAATACCAGATTGTGGACCCGAAAACGGGTGCCGTGTGGGGGTACGTCGTGGTGGACAGCACCCGGCGCGGCCCGGGCCTGGGCGGCATCCGCATCGCGGCGGACCTTTCGGTGTGGGAAATCATGCGGCTCGCCCGCACCATGACTCTGAAAAACAGCGCCGCCAACCTGCCCTTCGGCGGGGCCAAGTCGGGCATCGCTTTCGACCCGAATAATTTTGGCCGGGGACAGGGGATGAAGCAGGACCTCATCGGCGCGTTCGCGGAAGCCATCTTTCCCATCGACAGCTACATCGCCGCTCCGGACATGAGCACGGATGAAAACGACACCCAGCGCATCTTCCAGTACAACACGGAAATGCTGGGCGACCCCTACCACGGACGCGGCGCGGCGGGGCGTCCCTTCGCCAAGGGCGGAGTGCCCATCGACAAATGGGGCCTCACCGGACACAGCCTTTATTCCGCCATCAAGACACTGGAAGGCATCGATCCCAACTTCCAGATCAAAGGTGCGCGCGTTGTGATCCAGGGTTTCGGCAACGTCGGTAGCGCGATCGGCAACAAGCTGACCGAAGAAGGCGCGCTCATAGTCGGAGCCTCCGATGTCAGCACGGCTCTGTGGAATGCCAAGGGACTTCAGGTCCGTGAGCTCAACCAGGCCCGGGGCAATCCCAAAGGCCTGGCGGCGTACCGTGGGCAGGTGGACAAACGATTTTCAAATGGCAACGTGTCCCGCCTGCTGGAAGCGCCCTGCGACATCCTGATTCCCGCCGCGCGTCCGGATGCCATCACCGCACGCAATGCCGACCGCCTGATGTGCGGGAGAATCTTTCAGGGCGCCAACACCCCCAGCAACAAGATGACCGAGTACTACCTTGAGAACCGGAGGAAAATCCTGTCCTACACCGACTTCATCGTCAATTGCGGCGGTGTGATCGGATGCGCGGTGGAGGTGAAAATGACACAGGATGAGGCATACCGGGAGCGGGTCCTGGGCATGGGAAACCACGGCCGGCCCTATGTGGAGAACCTCATTTTCGAAACGGTGAGCCGCAATATCCTCACCATCACGAAAAGGTTGAAAGAGCGCGCCAGCAAAGATATTATTTTCCGTGAAGAAGCCACCCGGCTGGCAGAAGAGCGGCTGGGTAAGCCGGAAGAATACTGGCTGTGA